The DNA segment GTTCCCTTATTTAGATGGTGGAATTGTCAGCCCACAGCTGTATGAAACATTAGACAGCTGTTGGTAGTTGACTCCATAGTGTGGAGCTGTTGAAGACAAGTCCAAACTTCTCCTCACCCATCAGTCACACACATGCTTTTCTGCAGAGGTTTCAGCACAGCCATTGGGACAGGAAAGAATGATTCTCCATGTCCTTCTCCAGATGTGTTGGTATTACTTGTTATGGCTTTATCAAAGTTAAACTCAGTTAACAGCACAGAACATGGTTCAAAACTGTAAcctcctgtcccttctgaaatccCATCCCGCTCTTTGTCCCACCGTTAGGGTCAAaggtggtggcacagcggttagcactgctgcctcacagcgccagagacccgggttcaattccaggctcgggtcactctctgtgtggagtttgcacattctccccgtgtctgcctgagtttcctccgggtgctccggtttcctcccacagtccgaaagacatgcattggccatactaaattctccctcagtgtacccaaacaggcaccagaatgtggcaattaggggattttcactgtaacttcactgcagtattgatgtgagcctacttgtgacactaataaataaattttaaacagatTCCTTGATCCCATGTTGCAGAACTTTCTCATTAAATCCTTCTGTTCGCCACTTAACTTTTAAAAAAGCCTTATCAAACCTCCTGCCGACTTTTCTAACCCTCGTGTCATGGTTTGGCAACCATTCCTCCATCTATTTTGTCTTATCGCACCGTGGAGAGTCATGGGGACATTTCCTCTATAAACATAACAAATTCTGACACAAAATGTTGTTACTGGGCTCAGAACCTCAAACTTAAGGTGCACTTACCCACTAACCACTGGGAGAGCAATACATATTTTATATAAAAACATAAAAATGAGATAAAATTTGCATTGAGAGTTCACGCTAACCCCAATATCATCGGCCACCCAGAAGCAACAAACATCCACCCAACAGAAAGTCCTGGAAAACCTCAccgggtctgacagcacctgtggagagagaatagagccaacgtttcgggtctggtcagagctctgacaaagggtcatccagatccgaaacgttggctctattctctctccacaggtgctgtcagacccggTGAGGTTTTCCGgtattttgtttctgtttcaggttccagcctccgcagtattttgctgttttTGTTGAACGCCCATCTAACCTGTTTAAAGCGAATGGTGGGATCGACTCCTGTCTGTTTCATCGAGTCCATAACAGACTTCATCTCCACTGCCTCCTTGATGAGCTGGTGATTTTCCATTTGCTTGGCTTTAAACCCGTCCATGGTTAGGTGCTGCTGCTGTACCGGTTGAATGTGGGATTTCACAAGCTCCTCTGGTTTGCTCACAAGCCCGGACTTTGACGACTCTGACAGCAAGAACGAGTCCTTAGCTTTGGAGCTACTTTTGTGGGGCTCAGGGGTAGACGGGGCTTTTGAAATGGTCGCAGTCGGAATATTTTTCTGTTTCAGTTCATCTTTGCCCAGTTCCTTCTGCTGCCCTTCGACCTTCCTTTCACTGTCTCTCCCCATCTGCTGCAGCTTCTGCTCTGCAAACCGCTGCTCCTCGTAGAATTTCTCGTACTGTTGCCTGTAAGAAGGATTTGTCATTATTGACTTCTGGTCAACGTAGCAGAGGCCATATGCGTACTGTCCGTAGTAGAGTGACTGGGCGAGAGCCGGGTGCCGTTGTGTGATGACGGACTGGTGCTGAGCTTGAGCATttactgtgtttgtgtcactttTTTTAACGTCCAAAATCTCCACCTTGTCCTTTTTCTCGGTCTCTTCCTCCATCTCCTTTTTCACTTTGATACTCTGCGACGAAGAAGTGTTCCCAGCTGTGGCGCAGCCGACCTGACTCGGGTGCATGTAATTAGGGGAATAGTAAGGCTCGTAACCATGGTAAAAAGGTGAATGGGTCTCTTTGCTTTGTGCTGGCTGAGAAGAGGCTGAGGAGTGAGCTTTTACAATAGTCTCCTTGGAGGAAATCGTATCTGCGGGAGAATTAGTCTTTGACCTTGCGCCTTCTGACCTGCTGTCAGAACCCCCGTCGTCCGCAGCGTCAGAAATGTCCGAGTAAGCTGGGCTGTTTGTTTTGGTGGCCGTCCCGTCGCCACCATTTTGTGTTAAAACGTGCAATGGCGTCATGGGAGATTGTCCATTCACCAGATTGCTGCACTCCAACCTACAGGCACTCCCGATGGAAGGGCTGGGTGCATTGTCTGTGAATGTGTAAACCTTATCAGCCTCGGCTTTTATGCTAGCCATTCTGCTCTCCTGAGAGTCGCACAAGCCATTCACAAGCACTTCATTCTTGCTGAGATGCTCTTTTAAAAAATGTGAAGTCAGCTCTTTTGCGGAAGCTTTTAAGTCCTCAGGTTTCCCGAGTTTCGAGTCCATCTTTGGGCTTACCGTCTCTTTGCCCTCTTTGTCTTTTAGCTTTCGCTTCTCTTTCTTCTTTTTATCTTTGAGCGAGGACAGGGCTGGGTTTACCGCACTCGGCTCTCCCATAATGGTCGGCTTTGGTTGAATAGGTTTCAGTGGTGGACTCTTTGGTGTTGCCTGGACGACGGTTGTCGTAAGAGAGGGTAGCCCTGGTATTGTTCCTGCAGTAGTGGTTGTGAATGTTGCTGTGGGAATGGCGATCAGttgtggtgggggcggggctggggcaaTTGGCCTTGTTGTCTTAGGCTTTGATAACGTCTTATCCACTTTTCCATTGCTGTTCTTTTTCCCCTTTTCTTTGTCACCCAGGTTTTTCTTATCTATGACCCCTTCCACCTCCAGTTTGGGCATTTCTGAAGCAGAGCTGCCGTCAGGAACTGAACAACCTTCTAAAGCAGCAGTCATATTGGAAATCACGGGAAGGTTATTCAGGTCATTATTCAGACCTTTCCTTTTACTAGCACTCTTCCCAGATTTAGAATTGACCAGTGGGCTTTGAGCACTGTTAAGCAAGTCTTTGCGGCCCTTTGGGGTGCCCGGGGTGCTGGCAAGGGGTGACGGAGGTGCTTTTATCTGATCGTAACCTAATCCACCACCGGAAAGCAACGTGCCACTTCCTGGTTCAGCGGGGTCAACGCCAATTGCCACGTTACTCAATGCCTCCTCGCAGTCTGACATTTTGTCTTCAATGTCCGGTTCAAATTCCAGTTTATTCTCAGGGTCTAAGTGCGCGTGGGCCTGGTGGTAACGCAAACCATTGATGTGCTTGTACTTCTTACTGCAGTTTGGATGAGGGCAGTCGATTAACACTGGGGAAGAGCAGCCCTGATCCACAAAAGTAGCCTCAGGCTTCCCCTGAGGCATGGTTGGAGTGCTTCTCGAATTGGTGCGGACCCTCTTCCCAGACTTGGTGTCCTCAGAGCTGGAGTTTAGGTCCAACTCCATGGAGGGCTTGTTTTTCCTTTTGTTGCTGGGCGAGGGGCTGGTTTTCACATCCTCTATGGTGCAGTTGGGGGGTGTCCTACGCCCACTCGAGTTAAGACTTCCCCGGCGTCCTTTTCCATTGGCGCCACCTCTGTTCTTGCTTTGCAAGCCCCTGGACTCGGTAAACGCGGCTTCATTCATTGGAGTGTTAGCGACAGACCGTGCCCTTTTGCCTCGACCTCGGCTTGCTCGCATTTCAACGTCACTTGTGGGCGATTCACAAAATCTGTGGAACATAAAGAACATCTCAGTTAGTATTGGCCCGAATTGTACACGTTGAAACTCAGTCACAGTAAAAATGAATACCATTAAGAAACAGAAAAATTACTTTTGACGGTATTTTAAATCCAGGAGCTCAGAAGTATCAAGTGAAATGCGGGCAATATGCCATATATTTTTGAGATGAACTTGCATAATAGATTGTAAAATACTTCTTGTGACTGCTGAGCTGCAATGATGcgatcgccggaattctaccgtcctgcccgccacggaggggcggacaacagaaatgtccgttgacctcaggcagaaatTTCCAATCTCGCTcgaatgaggccataaaatccctcccATCATTTTTAAATATGTTGGTGCCACCGATTTCTATCAGACCCGGGTAAGGAAATGCAGTAGCATTTTAAATCTGGGAATAGCTCTTTAAATCTGGGAACTAGGCTTATCTTAcagaatccatgcagtgcagaagaggccatttggcccatcaagtctgcaccgactctctgaaagagcatcccactcaggttcTCCCCTCCgctgtatccccgtaaccccatgcattttaccatggccaatccacccaacctgcaaatctttggactgtgggaggaaactggagcacccggaggaaacccaagcagatactgggagaatgtgcagactccacacagacccaaggctatggaattgaacctgggtccctggtgctgtgaggcggcagtgctaaccactaaccacAGTGCTAACACACTGATCCCTCGTGTCTGTTGAGTTCTTATATCAAATCAGTCTGGTTAATTTCAACATTGGGACtgtcttagaatccctgcagtgcagaaggaggccattcggcccatcgagttggcaccgactctctgacagagtatctcacccaggccctatccccagcccCATCCCTGAAAGCTCacatatggctaatccatctaacttacacattttcggatttgggaggaaaccggagcatccggaggaaactcacacagagaatgtgcaaactccacacagtcacccaagtccggaattgaacccgggtccgtgtgaggcagcagtgctaaccacggtgccgtgCTTTGGGCCTGTGATATACTTTTGTAGCTGCTGTGAAAGTGGCAGCCATACATGATTAATTAATGGTGTAGAACTAGCCAAGGGAGGGACTGAAATAAACCTTGGATTGAGCCATAGACCAACAGCAATGCCAGTAGAATATTCAGCCACGTGGCCAAAAGTTTTAGAGAATAAATCAGAGACAAAGGCTATCACACTGAATGGTACTGTACTCTGGTCAGGCCACACCCTGAGTACTGCACCTAAAGAGTCACAAAGCTAAACTACAATCCCAGGGGGATAAGCTATGTGATCAACCAAGAAAAGCTTGAATTCATCAACCTCCAATGGAAACAGAATGAGAGAGGACCATTGGTACTTTTcaatcctttttctaaatggatcaGAGAAGGTGAATCCTGAGCACAATCTGAAGGGATTGAAGGATCACCAAGCAGGAAGGCAAAGGATTAGGGGAATATGGGCCAATcgcagttcagtttaggaaacctggttagcATGGACGGGTTGGGCggaaggacctgtttccgtgctgtatatatCTCGATGACTCGATGAGACAAAGGTACAAACTAGGAAAAGGCAAGTTCAAAACTGATGTCAAGAAGCACTTGTTAGTAAAAGATCTTCCAGGAGGGATGTGAAGTCAAAACTGTAGGCATTGCTGAAAAGGCAGTTAAAATCATGTGTTGGGGTGATTTTTAGTGTGAACTGTATATCAATTGGGTGTTAATTGTATTCAGGTGGGAGGCATTAATTGGCAACTCATCAATTTTTTATAGATGAAAGAGAGACAGTTTTGGAAGTGCAACTTTAGATGATTCACTCTATCCCACCGCGacccttttgtttttatttttaactgttctctaccttttatttctttatttttcttccccctccccactctttccccttattttatcccccctttcttatcttttctccccctttgcttccccttttctcaattttacccctctcccacccatctccccccacatcttcatgtcACAGCCTATcccctgatttcagcttctctgccatttggccattcacaccctttactctctctatggactgccattagcagcctttcccctggtttctgtggcagtgactcatctttcattccctcaccctgcagtataaatatctcccactttctatgccttctaGCTTTGACacagggtcgtctggacttgaaacgtcagctcttttctcgccttacagatgctgccagacctgctgagattttccagcattttctctttcggtttggAGGTGTTCAGTTatgcagtgtgtgtcactgtattcAATTATAAGATTTCATTTGAAGACCAGGCACCAGTATCCTATTGTTCACCACCCGGCTGTTCTGACAACACGTTCCTAAGGAAGAATGAGCTAGATGGGCTGAACAGACTTTCTGGTCTGTATTTACCTTTATCTCACTCCACTGAAGCCA comes from the Mustelus asterias chromosome 6, sMusAst1.hap1.1, whole genome shotgun sequence genome and includes:
- the znf608 gene encoding zinc finger protein 608 isoform X1, with product MSVNSSIASSKGVDSNAVDTYDSGDDWEIGVGNLIIDLDADLEKDRQKLEMNNSSGSSGSSSITASGSSSSSNKECGASVAAASTLPDSLKFTSSSVQPPPPGNSHKETGKSKVKRSKTSKDANKSLSSASLYGIPEISSAGKRQEVQGRPGEVSGMHSALGQTLSSSGGGGGGCNNNNNNIINNPAIGNCTKGKEERAAKGSGRGGSKRDKEAGRSRKDGNKQEVGGQQHPGQPPVPVTAAASHLFNFAPKGGGSSLQCCGEPATRIQDIKSTLESGILTHPIVLKKDDEERDEESARPIKKLKTEKVDPLFTVPAPPPPISVSMPPQILPSYFPSSSSIAAPVEQLLVRTRSMGINTCEVGVVTEPECLGPCEPGTSVNLEGIVWHETEEGVLVVNVTWRNKTYVGTLLDCTKHDWAPPRFCESPTSDVEMRASRGRGKRARSVANTPMNEAAFTESRGLQSKNRGGANGKGRRGSLNSSGRRTPPNCTIEDVKTSPSPSNKRKNKPSMELDLNSSSEDTKSGKRVRTNSRSTPTMPQGKPEATFVDQGCSSPVLIDCPHPNCSKKYKHINGLRYHQAHAHLDPENKLEFEPDIEDKMSDCEEALSNVAIGVDPAEPGSGTLLSGGGLGYDQIKAPPSPLASTPGTPKGRKDLLNSAQSPLVNSKSGKSASKRKGLNNDLNNLPVISNMTAALEGCSVPDGSSASEMPKLEVEGVIDKKNLGDKEKGKKNSNGKVDKTLSKPKTTRPIAPAPPPPQLIAIPTATFTTTTAGTIPGLPSLTTTVVQATPKSPPLKPIQPKPTIMGEPSAVNPALSSLKDKKKKEKRKLKDKEGKETVSPKMDSKLGKPEDLKASAKELTSHFLKEHLSKNEVLVNGLCDSQESRMASIKAEADKVYTFTDNAPSPSIGSACRLECSNLVNGQSPMTPLHVLTQNGGDGTATKTNSPAYSDISDAADDGGSDSRSEGARSKTNSPADTISSKETIVKAHSSASSQPAQSKETHSPFYHGYEPYYSPNYMHPSQVGCATAGNTSSSQSIKVKKEMEEETEKKDKVEILDVKKSDTNTVNAQAQHQSVITQRHPALAQSLYYGQYAYGLCYVDQKSIMTNPSYRQQYEKFYEEQRFAEQKLQQMGRDSERKVEGQQKELGKDELKQKNIPTATISKAPSTPEPHKSSSKAKDSFLLSESSKSGLVSKPEELVKSHIQPVQQQHLTMDGFKAKQMENHQLIKEAVEMKSVMDSMKQTGVDPTIRFKQEPDTRAWHHYVYQPKYMEQQKMDDFEQERKQKEDSPIKASSKEGNVSNIAMTVTNIKEEPKDSKRAESQSLSVEEHKSKTDDRKTPVIAKESRGARVAVSSPMNQHQSYIQYLHAYNPYSQMYDPAYRAVSPVLMHSYPGAYLSPGFHYPVYGKMSSREETEKSSTSPNVNTKPAAESKALDLLQQHASQYHSKSPGPAEKAPPEREREAERERDRERHSPFAQRHVHTHHHTHVGMGYPLIPGQYDPYQGLASAAIVAGQQVAAQASASAIFPAQRRE
- the znf608 gene encoding zinc finger protein 608 isoform X2, which encodes MSVNSSIASSKGVDSNAVDTYDSGDDWEIGVGNLIIDLDADLEKDRQKLEMNNSSGSSGSSSITASGSSSSSNKECGASVAAASTLPDSLKFTSSSVQPPPPGNSHKETGKSKVKRSKTSKDANKSLSSASLYGIPEISSAGKRQEVQGRPGEVSGMHSALGQTLSSSGGGGGGCNNNNNNIINNPAIGNCTKGKEERAAKGSGRGGSKRDKEAGRSRKDGNKQEVGGQQHPGQPPVPVTAAASHLFNFAPKGGGSSLQCCGEPATRIQDIKSTLESGILTHPIVLKKDDEERDEESARPIKKLKTEKVDPLFTVPAPPPPISVSMPPQILPSYFPSSSSIAAPVEQLLVRTRSMGINTCEVGVVTEPECLGPCEPGTSVNLEGIVWHETEEGVLVVNVTWRNKTYVGTLLDCTKHDWAPPRFCESPTSDVEMRASRGRGKRARSVANTPMNEAAFTESRGLQSKNRGGANGKGRRGSLNSSGRRTPPNCTIEDVKTSPSPSNKRKNKPSMELDLNSSSEDTKSGKRVRTNSRSTPTMPQGKPEATFVDQGCSSPVLIDCPHPNCSKKYKHINGLRYHQAHAHLDPENKLEFEPDIEDKMSDCEEALSNVAIGVDPAEPGSGTLLSGGGLGYDQIKAPPSPLASTPGTPKGRKDLLNSAQSPLVNSKSGKSASKRKGLNNDLNNLPVISNMTAALEGCSVPDGSSASEMPKLEVEGVIDKKNLGDKEKGKKNSNGKVDKTLSKPKTTRPIAPAPPPPQLIAIPTATFTTTTAGTIPGLPSLTTTVVQATPKSPPLKPIQPKPTIMGEPSAVNPALSSLKDKKKKEKRKLKDKEGKETVSPKMDSKLGKPEDLKASAKELTSHFLKEHLSKNEVLVNGLCDSQESRMASIKAEADKVYTFTDNAPSPSIGSACRLECSNLVNGQSPMTPLHVLTQNGGDGTATKTNSPAYSDISDAADDGGSDSRSEGARSKTNSPADTISSKETIVKAHSSASSQPAQSKETHSPFYHGYEPYYSPNYMHPSQVGCATAGNTSSSQSIKVKKEMEEETEKKDKVEILDVKKSDTNTVNAQAQHQSVITQRHPALAQSLYYGQYAYGLCYVDQKSIMTNPSYRQQYEKFYEEQRFAEQKLQQMGRDSERKVEGQQKELGKDELKQKNIPTATISKAPSTPEPHKSSSKAKDSFLLSESSKSGLVSKPEELVKSHIQPVQQQHLTMDGFKAKQMENHQLIKEAVEMKSVMDSMKQTGVDPTIRFKQEPDTRAWHHYVYQPKYMEQQKMDDFEQERKQKEDSPIKASSKEGNVSNIAMTVTNIKEEPKDSKRAESQSLSVEEHKSKTDDRKTPVIAKESRGARVAVSSPMNQHQSYIQYLHAYNPYSQMYDPAYRAVSPVLMHSYPGAYLSPGFHYPVYGKMSSREETEKSSTSPNVNTKPAAESKALDLLQQHASQYHSKSPGPAEKAPPEREREAERERDRERHSPFAQRHVHTHHHTHVGMGYPLIPGQYDPYQGLASAAIVAGQQVAAQASASAIFPAQRR